The genomic window CGACCGCAGCGGCCGATGAGCTGTCGGTCGATCCGCTGGGCCTCGTGCAACTCGGTGCAGATGACGTGGAGCCCCCCCAGGTCATGCACTTCAGGCCCGAGCTTGATATCGGTCCCGCGGCCAGCCATGTTTGTCGCCACGGTGAGTTTGCCGCGTTGTCCGGCTGCGGAGACGATCTCGGCCTCGCGGGCCACGTGCCGGGCGTTGAGCACGGTCGGTTCGGCCCCGCCAGCGACGAGCATCGCGGCCAGGTGTTCGCTCTTGTCGATCGATCGCGTGCCGATGAGCACCGGTCGGCCTGAGGCCAATTGCGCCAAGGCGTCCTCGACGACCGCCTGCCATTTTTGGTCGGACGTGCCGAAGACCAGCGTCGGCAGTTGCTTGCGAATCGGCGGGCGATTCGTGGGGACCGGCTCGACGTGCACCTTGTAGATTTTCCGCAGCTCGCTGCTGCTGGTCGACGCGGTGCCGGTCATCCCCCCCAGACGCTGAAATCGCAGGAAGAAGTCTTGAATCGTGATCCGCGCCGCCTGGTTCGTGGCGAAGGTGATCTCGACGCCCTCTTGGGCCTCGATCGCCTGATGGATGCCTGCTCGCCACTTGCGTCCCTCGGCCAGTCGGCCGGTGAACTCGTCGACGATCACGATCTCGCCGTCGCGTACGACGAAGTGCCGATCAAGAAACATCTCGCGTTTCACCTTGATCGCGCGGGTGACGTACTCGTAGATCGTCGACAACGGGAGCCGATCCATCGCGGAGGGCTTGGCGAGGGCCCGCACTTTCTGCCGGCCCTCGAGCGACAGCTCGACCGTCTTGTCGTCGTGGTCGTACTCGTAATCGTCGTCCTCGACGAACGCGCCCTGCACTTCGGCCGCCCAGCGGTACGCCTCGGCGGCGATCTGCTCGTCCTCGCCCGGCAGGGCGCTGATGATCAGCGGCGTACGGGCCTCGTCGATGAGGATGCTGTCCGCCTCGTCGACGAGCATGAAGTGGAGCGCCCGTTGCACCGGTTTGTCGGCGTTCGCCGCGGCCGCGCCGCCGGCGCCGAGCATCTTGCCGAACAGGTCCTGCTGCCCCCCCTGCAGGGCGCGCAGCAGGAGCCGATCTCGGAGAAAATCGAATCCCATCTCGTTGGCCGTGCCGTAGGTGACGTCGCAGGCGTAGGCCTCGCGCCGCTGCGGCTGCGGTTGTTGCCCCTGAATGATTCCGACCGTCATGCCCAGGGCGTCGTACAGCGGCCGCATCCAGTCGGCGTCGCGTTTGGCGAGATAGTCGTTGACGGTCGCCAGGAGGGCGCCCTTCCCCTCGAGCGCCGCCAAGTACAGCGGCAGCGTGGCTGTGAGCGTCTTCCCTTCGCCGG from Pirellulales bacterium includes these protein-coding regions:
- a CDS encoding preprotein translocase subunit SecA encodes the protein MARVPDGIARRLQAARGDRIARWAGYLPLIGALEPRLQGLDDLALRKESLGLRYRARSGESLDRLLVEAFALVREAGRRRLGMRHFDVQLLGGAAVHHRSIVEMQTGEGKTLTATLPLYLAALEGKGALLATVNDYLAKRDADWMRPLYDALGMTVGIIQGQQPQPQRREAYACDVTYGTANEMGFDFLRDRLLLRALQGGQQDLFGKMLGAGGAAAANADKPVQRALHFMLVDEADSILIDEARTPLIISALPGEDEQIAAEAYRWAAEVQGAFVEDDDYEYDHDDKTVELSLEGRQKVRALAKPSAMDRLPLSTIYEYVTRAIKVKREMFLDRHFVVRDGEIVIVDEFTGRLAEGRKWRAGIHQAIEAQEGVEITFATNQAARITIQDFFLRFQRLGGMTGTASTSSSELRKIYKVHVEPVPTNRPPIRKQLPTLVFGTSDQKWQAVVEDALAQLASGRPVLIGTRSIDKSEHLAAMLVAGGAEPTVLNARHVAREAEIVSAAGQRGKLTVATNMAGRGTDIKLGPEVHDLGGLHVICTELHEAQRIDRQLIGRCGRQGDPGSYRQFLALDDEILLMGYGPKKAEKLKALGLRSQGPLRGYESLFRKAQRRVERRHFRDRKVMLYHEKERQKVQRQMGQDPYLDTPG